Proteins from a single region of Flavobacterium sp. K5-23:
- a CDS encoding geranylgeranylglycerol-phosphate geranylgeranyltransferase, whose protein sequence is MLSRKQKLFIMKIISLFSVVRGYNIPIIIIAQYLSAIFILAPEKRALSVILDFNLFILVLASSLTIASGYIINNFYDSRKDLINRPNKSMLDRLVSQSTKLKVYFSLNFFVALMALIVSWRAFLYFSVYIFLIWFYSHKIKKYVVIGNLMAAILAVLPFFAILLHFYNLLTFEDIENYKGHFAVIFSHASFLFILLLIREMIKDLENIKGDLANGYQTIPIIYGENVSKSIITTLTLLTVVPVYLLIDIYDVGYMDIYFYSCFIILILFLLYLWKSETREQYLLLHNVLKFLIVAGVFCIVLIDPSVLWNGKKLFMNI, encoded by the coding sequence ATGTTGAGCAGAAAGCAAAAGCTTTTTATAATGAAAATCATCAGTTTGTTCTCTGTAGTAAGAGGGTACAACATTCCGATTATTATTATAGCTCAATACCTTTCGGCAATATTTATCCTGGCTCCTGAGAAAAGAGCATTGTCAGTTATATTGGATTTCAATTTATTTATCCTTGTACTTGCTTCCTCACTTACAATTGCTTCAGGATATATCATTAACAACTTTTATGACAGTCGAAAAGATTTAATTAATCGCCCTAATAAATCAATGTTAGACCGTTTAGTCAGTCAATCGACCAAACTTAAGGTCTATTTTTCATTAAATTTCTTTGTAGCATTAATGGCGTTAATCGTTTCTTGGCGAGCCTTTCTATACTTTTCGGTTTATATATTCCTGATTTGGTTTTATTCCCACAAAATAAAAAAATATGTTGTGATAGGAAATCTAATGGCAGCAATTCTAGCTGTTTTACCTTTTTTTGCAATACTACTTCATTTTTACAACTTACTTACATTTGAAGATATAGAAAATTACAAAGGGCACTTTGCAGTGATATTTTCACACGCTAGTTTCCTTTTCATATTATTACTCATAAGAGAAATGATAAAAGATTTAGAAAACATAAAAGGAGACCTTGCCAATGGATACCAAACAATTCCAATAATATATGGGGAAAACGTGTCAAAAAGCATAATCACAACACTGACTTTACTTACAGTTGTGCCTGTGTATCTATTGATAGATATTTATGATGTGGGCTATATGGACATTTACTTCTATTCTTGCTTCATTATTTTAATTTTATTTCTCCTTTATTTGTGGAAGTCAGAAACTAGGGAGCAGTATCTATTGTTGCATAATGTTTTAAAATTTCTAATTGTGGCTGGTGTTTTTTGCATAGTACTTATCGATCCATCTGTATTATGGAATGGAAAGAAGCTTTTTATGAACATATAA
- a CDS encoding DUF885 family protein, protein MKKTTLLLVAIALALFLTNCKSADEKQDFTTLTKNYFDDKNVLNPLAATQNGQNEYNDQLPFEMTDSYRKTQEDFFDKYGKAIANIDKTQLSEEEKNSYEIIKWEVEVGKNLLKLPTNLMPINQFEGIHLTMGQFAGGTSAQPFKTEKDYTNFLKRMDSYTIWIDSAMVYMKKGIDKKLVLPKALTVKLIPQFDDMATPNIEDNLFYSAIKLMPANFSDKVKKDLTTKYTATINEKLIPSYKKMATFLKEEYLPASRSTSGIGDLTIGKDLYKAYAKQWTTTEMTPEEIHELGLKEAARLNAEMEKVKNEVGFKGTLIAFFDEVRNKKELKPFTKPEQVIANFQSIYTRIKPNVDKLFSLQPKTKFEIRRTEAFREKTASAEYMQGTADGSRPGIFYVPIPNVKNYNIYGDEDLFLHEAIPGHHFQISLQQESSSLPDFRKFNWFGAYGEGWALYTESLGKELGLYQDPYQYFGMLGNEMHRAIRLVVDTGLHSKGWTREQAIKYSLENEAESEASIIPEIERYMAIPGQALSYKIGQLKIIELRKRAQEKMGTKFDIKKYHEKVLESGVMPLALLEKKINNWIENN, encoded by the coding sequence ATGAAAAAAACCACACTTTTATTAGTCGCTATTGCTTTAGCTCTCTTCCTGACTAACTGTAAATCTGCTGATGAAAAGCAAGATTTTACGACCCTAACAAAAAACTATTTTGACGATAAAAACGTGTTAAACCCGCTAGCGGCAACTCAAAATGGACAAAACGAATACAATGATCAGTTGCCGTTTGAAATGACCGACAGTTATAGAAAAACGCAAGAAGATTTCTTTGATAAGTATGGAAAAGCGATCGCAAATATTGATAAAACCCAACTCTCAGAAGAAGAAAAAAATAGTTACGAGATCATTAAATGGGAGGTTGAAGTTGGTAAAAACTTATTGAAATTACCAACAAACTTGATGCCTATTAACCAGTTTGAAGGTATACATTTAACTATGGGACAGTTTGCTGGAGGAACAAGTGCACAGCCTTTTAAAACTGAAAAAGACTATACTAATTTTCTAAAGAGAATGGACAGCTACACAATTTGGATTGACTCTGCGATGGTGTACATGAAAAAAGGAATCGATAAAAAACTGGTTTTACCTAAGGCGTTAACCGTGAAACTAATTCCGCAGTTTGATGATATGGCAACTCCAAACATAGAAGATAACTTGTTTTATTCAGCAATTAAACTGATGCCGGCAAATTTTTCCGATAAGGTAAAAAAAGATTTAACCACAAAATACACAGCCACAATTAACGAAAAATTAATTCCAAGTTACAAGAAAATGGCCACTTTTCTAAAAGAAGAATACCTGCCAGCTTCAAGATCAACAAGTGGAATTGGGGATTTAACCATAGGGAAAGATCTTTACAAAGCTTACGCAAAACAATGGACTACTACTGAAATGACTCCGGAAGAAATTCACGAATTAGGTCTTAAAGAAGCGGCTCGTTTAAATGCCGAAATGGAAAAAGTGAAAAATGAAGTAGGATTCAAAGGAACATTAATTGCGTTTTTTGATGAAGTTCGAAATAAAAAAGAACTGAAACCATTTACTAAACCAGAACAAGTTATCGCAAATTTTCAAAGTATCTACACTCGCATTAAACCAAATGTAGACAAGTTGTTTTCATTGCAACCCAAAACTAAATTTGAAATTAGACGTACTGAAGCTTTCAGAGAGAAAACAGCCAGCGCGGAATATATGCAAGGTACTGCAGATGGCTCACGCCCTGGGATATTTTACGTTCCAATTCCAAATGTGAAAAACTATAACATTTACGGAGACGAAGATTTGTTTTTACACGAAGCTATTCCGGGACATCATTTCCAGATTTCATTACAACAGGAAAGCAGCTCACTGCCTGATTTCAGGAAATTCAATTGGTTTGGTGCTTATGGAGAAGGTTGGGCATTATATACTGAGAGTTTAGGAAAAGAATTAGGACTGTATCAAGATCCTTATCAATATTTTGGAATGTTAGGAAATGAAATGCATAGAGCCATACGATTAGTTGTAGACACTGGTCTACATTCTAAAGGATGGACTAGAGAACAAGCCATTAAATATTCTTTGGAAAATGAAGCAGAAAGCGAAGCCAGTATTATTCCTGAAATAGAACGTTATATGGCAATTCCTGGCCAAGCATTGTCCTACAAAATAGGGCAATTAAAAATAATAGAACTCCGTAAAAGAGCCCAAGAGAAAATGGGAACGAAATTTGATATTAAGAAATATCATGAAAAAGTATTAGAGTCAGGTGTAATGCCTTTGGCTCTATTGGAGAAAAAAATTAATAATTGGATTGAAAACAACTAA
- a CDS encoding pseudouridine synthase, protein MNNKQGSNKGSGPRVNSSRPSSNKPKPAMQKRAQGPKKAKPNTKVEDIATDKVEKKPNQAPKRPKVADEIRLNKYISNSGTCSRRDADIYIQSGNVRVNGIPVIEMGYMVKPGDVVNFDGIVLTPEKKVYILLNKPKNFTTALDEGQEFRNVLELVKGSTTSKIGAVGRMDKNTTGLLLFTNDTDMLRKFTLPNQKSSKIYQVSLDKNLKFEDLEKINKGLVIDGHRVYIEDVSYIEGESKSEIGLKIKSSNVKVVRSIFENFSYDVLRIDRVAFAGLTKKNLPRGIWRHLTEQEVINLKNT, encoded by the coding sequence ATGAATAACAAACAAGGCAGTAATAAAGGAAGTGGTCCAAGAGTAAATAGCTCAAGACCAAGTTCTAACAAGCCAAAACCTGCGATGCAAAAGAGGGCACAGGGACCAAAAAAAGCAAAACCCAACACTAAAGTTGAAGATATTGCTACTGATAAAGTAGAGAAAAAGCCAAATCAGGCTCCAAAGAGACCAAAAGTAGCGGATGAAATCCGTTTGAACAAATATATTTCAAATTCTGGAACTTGTTCACGTCGTGATGCGGATATCTATATCCAATCAGGAAACGTAAGAGTAAACGGAATTCCGGTTATCGAAATGGGTTATATGGTTAAACCAGGTGACGTAGTAAACTTTGACGGAATTGTTTTAACACCAGAGAAGAAAGTATACATTTTACTTAACAAACCTAAAAACTTTACGACTGCACTTGATGAAGGTCAAGAATTTCGTAATGTATTAGAATTGGTTAAAGGATCGACAACTTCAAAAATTGGAGCGGTGGGAAGAATGGATAAAAACACAACTGGATTGTTATTGTTTACCAATGACACAGATATGTTACGTAAATTCACTTTGCCAAATCAAAAATCTTCGAAAATCTATCAAGTTTCATTAGACAAAAATCTAAAATTTGAAGATTTAGAAAAAATAAACAAAGGACTTGTTATAGATGGTCACAGAGTTTATATCGAAGATGTAAGCTATATTGAAGGTGAATCTAAAAGTGAGATTGGATTAAAAATTAAATCTTCAAATGTAAAAGTGGTACGTTCTATATTCGAAAACTTCAGCTATGATGTTTTAAGAATAGACAGAGTTGCTTTTGCAGGTTTAACTAAGAAAAACTTACCTCGTGGAATCTGGAGACATTTAACTGAGCAAGAAGTTATCAACTTGAAAAATACTTAA
- a CDS encoding phage integrase SAM-like domain-containing protein, which yields MATVQFRLRSKANKNVSIKVRVTLSRGNDLELNTGFTINPKDWSKDTDRPKQNNTENKLIFSNLKKLDSFIYNNLNKDLGNNVLIDSFWLDSQIKDCFERVEKTDSGLLVNHIQYIIDNANTRKVRTNGGFKIGLSKSTIKNYTLFKNIITEYQKTSKKQIHFVGITKPFVDKFTNWLVNIKNYSTNYSGKQLEILKTVCIDAEKNEITITPYSKTIQHFRESENDRYIQILSFDELDIIKNIDFNDEVLLKKFKIDNPELTKNLAITTDALNNARNWVLIGCEIGQRGGDLLKIKNENIRRTAKGIYIDIVQQKTKKSVTVGIIAPHVLDIVENNLPKEIQHQKLNDYVKVICKLAGIVEVVKGTKLNTETNRKELGKYPKYELIASHCFRRSFCTNYYKKIPTAVLIGISGHSKESLFLTYINKREDKDANADLFMKFYEDLNKDKEPQLRIVSNE from the coding sequence ATGGCAACAGTACAATTCAGATTAAGAAGTAAGGCAAACAAAAACGTATCTATAAAAGTGCGCGTAACGTTAAGTAGAGGCAACGATTTAGAATTAAATACAGGGTTTACAATTAATCCAAAAGACTGGAGCAAAGACACCGACCGCCCAAAACAAAACAATACAGAAAACAAACTAATTTTTAGCAACCTCAAAAAATTAGACTCATTCATTTACAACAACCTCAACAAAGATTTAGGCAACAATGTTTTAATTGACTCGTTTTGGCTCGACTCTCAAATTAAAGATTGTTTTGAAAGAGTAGAAAAAACGGACTCAGGTTTATTGGTTAATCATATCCAGTACATAATAGACAATGCGAACACACGCAAAGTAAGAACAAACGGCGGGTTTAAAATTGGTTTGAGTAAGAGCACCATTAAAAACTATACCTTATTTAAAAACATCATTACAGAATATCAAAAGACCTCAAAAAAACAAATCCACTTTGTAGGCATTACAAAACCCTTTGTTGATAAATTTACGAACTGGTTAGTTAACATTAAAAACTACTCGACAAACTACTCAGGCAAACAATTAGAGATATTAAAAACTGTTTGCATAGACGCCGAAAAAAACGAAATTACTATAACACCCTACTCAAAGACAATACAACACTTTAGAGAGAGCGAAAACGACCGTTACATTCAAATTTTATCATTTGACGAACTCGATATTATCAAAAACATTGATTTTAATGATGAGGTACTACTTAAAAAATTTAAAATAGACAATCCCGAACTAACAAAGAACCTTGCAATTACAACAGACGCACTAAACAACGCCCGAAATTGGGTTTTGATTGGTTGTGAAATTGGGCAACGTGGCGGGGATTTACTGAAAATAAAAAACGAGAATATTAGACGTACTGCAAAAGGCATTTACATTGACATAGTACAACAGAAAACAAAAAAAAGTGTAACGGTTGGAATTATTGCCCCGCACGTTTTAGACATAGTAGAAAACAATTTACCCAAAGAGATACAACACCAAAAACTAAACGATTATGTAAAGGTTATTTGTAAACTGGCGGGCATTGTTGAGGTCGTAAAGGGCACAAAACTAAATACCGAAACCAACCGCAAAGAGTTAGGCAAATATCCAAAGTATGAACTAATTGCGAGTCATTGTTTTCGCCGAAGTTTCTGTACTAATTACTATAAAAAGATACCAACCGCCGTACTAATTGGCATTAGTGGACATTCCAAAGAATCTTTGTTTTTAACTTACATAAACAAAAGAGAAGACAAAGACGCCAACGCAGATTTATTTATGAAGTTTTACGAAGACCTCAACAAAGACAAAGAACCTCAATTAAGAATTGTTAGCAACGAATAA
- a CDS encoding BlaI/MecI/CopY family transcriptional regulator, translating into MQQLTNSEEQLMEHLWKLEKAFMKDLLEAYSDPKPKTTTVATLLKRMIDKQFVAYNEFGNSREYYPLVKKTDYFSKHVNGLISNFFNNSASQFASFFTTETNLSAKELEDLRKIIDDEIQKKKK; encoded by the coding sequence ATGCAACAACTCACTAACTCCGAAGAACAGTTAATGGAACACCTTTGGAAACTTGAAAAGGCCTTTATGAAAGATTTACTAGAAGCTTATTCAGACCCAAAGCCAAAAACAACTACTGTCGCAACATTATTAAAAAGAATGATAGACAAGCAGTTTGTTGCTTACAATGAATTTGGAAATTCACGTGAATATTATCCATTGGTAAAAAAAACAGACTATTTCTCGAAGCATGTCAACGGATTAATTAGTAATTTTTTCAATAATTCAGCTTCACAATTTGCTTCTTTCTTTACTACCGAAACTAATCTTTCGGCCAAGGAATTAGAAGACCTTAGAAAAATAATAGACGATGAAATCCAAAAAAAGAAAAAATGA
- a CDS encoding response regulator yields MKANYKILIIDDNIIDQIVSKQLIKKTLGTAEVSTANNGKEGIQWLLNYKRSSEESLIILLDINMPEMNGFEFLLIYEMLPEELKKEITIFMLSSTLDPDDIIKAKKNKNVKTLLSKPLSIKEFVDLI; encoded by the coding sequence ATGAAAGCCAACTATAAAATTTTAATAATTGACGATAATATAATTGATCAAATTGTATCGAAACAATTAATAAAAAAAACTCTCGGGACAGCTGAAGTAAGTACAGCTAATAATGGTAAAGAAGGAATTCAATGGCTACTTAATTACAAAAGGAGTTCAGAAGAATCTTTAATTATCCTTTTAGACATTAATATGCCTGAAATGAATGGATTTGAGTTCCTCTTGATTTATGAAATGCTCCCAGAAGAATTGAAAAAGGAAATCACAATTTTTATGCTTTCCTCTACATTAGACCCTGATGACATTATAAAGGCAAAAAAGAATAAAAACGTTAAAACTCTTTTAAGCAAACCCTTATCAATTAAAGAATTTGTTGATTTGATTTAA
- a CDS encoding FAD-dependent oxidoreductase has protein sequence MKKNILIAGGGFSGLYSALQFSERGYNVTLIEASPDRWGGRMETTIMNGFVTEWGPMRFETQLQPKFGKLIADLKIEMLPFTGPKANPSRFPQYDLPLQEQNLDSLSLLRRGVLLMMGKNPTDPMDYRCQKWIDSLTEDDFRLMRKEATLNGVPMWNIGFWNALSEDGILTHQALMKIRDNGTFYHMIPDNLNAIEWAIWWLRAFKSEGQILATIKKGTEEITIQMLKKLNERPNVTLINDAKIISFKDDNDLVSIDYLKNEQIINTTADHLLLAMPQHPLKKLTASLPKDIGKLLDTVNGFAMTKIFFVLDKPWWGYEQSPQARANRMPTREIHYFRRPKTNDTDGYGMILLYTDRPATEFWNYFIEDKEKHDRAEINNNDEIKSQFANFLSKEVYRSLQGNEAMSKKGLKLTKEALMLYSNMTLNEIKVDIFASIVSYGIRDWSCTPYGAGNHCWRPGVKSWEVQEKFKGFSLNEGKKNVHIIGEAYSDYTGFIEGAINSSDWALEFITGEKMTVNIT, from the coding sequence ATGAAAAAGAATATTCTAATCGCAGGTGGCGGTTTTTCGGGACTATACAGTGCATTACAATTTAGTGAAAGAGGGTATAATGTTACCTTAATTGAAGCTTCTCCAGACCGATGGGGTGGCCGAATGGAAACCACCATAATGAATGGCTTTGTAACCGAATGGGGACCGATGCGATTTGAAACACAACTCCAACCCAAATTTGGAAAACTAATAGCCGACTTAAAGATTGAAATGCTTCCATTTACGGGACCTAAAGCAAATCCATCACGATTTCCACAATACGACTTACCGCTACAGGAACAAAATCTGGATTCCCTGTCTTTATTGCGCCGAGGCGTTTTACTGATGATGGGAAAAAACCCGACCGATCCAATGGACTACCGTTGTCAAAAATGGATTGATAGCCTTACGGAAGATGACTTTCGCCTTATGCGTAAAGAAGCAACCTTAAATGGTGTGCCAATGTGGAATATTGGATTCTGGAATGCGCTGAGTGAAGACGGAATATTGACTCACCAAGCCTTAATGAAAATACGTGATAACGGAACTTTTTACCACATGATTCCTGATAATCTAAATGCTATCGAATGGGCAATCTGGTGGTTGAGAGCTTTTAAATCAGAGGGGCAAATATTGGCAACCATCAAAAAAGGAACCGAAGAAATCACCATTCAAATGTTGAAAAAACTGAATGAAAGACCAAACGTTACCTTGATTAATGACGCAAAAATTATTTCATTTAAAGACGATAATGACTTAGTGTCTATTGATTACTTAAAGAATGAGCAAATCATCAACACAACGGCTGATCATTTGCTATTAGCTATGCCACAGCATCCGCTAAAAAAATTAACAGCTTCTCTACCTAAAGACATTGGCAAGTTATTGGATACCGTAAACGGTTTTGCAATGACCAAAATCTTTTTTGTATTAGACAAACCTTGGTGGGGCTATGAGCAATCGCCACAAGCAAGGGCCAACAGAATGCCTACAAGAGAGATTCACTACTTTAGGCGTCCCAAAACGAATGACACTGATGGTTACGGAATGATTCTTTTGTATACCGATCGTCCTGCAACTGAATTTTGGAATTATTTTATTGAAGACAAGGAAAAACACGATCGTGCCGAAATCAACAATAACGACGAGATCAAATCACAGTTTGCTAATTTCCTTTCTAAAGAAGTATATCGTTCTCTTCAAGGGAATGAAGCCATGTCTAAAAAAGGATTGAAATTAACAAAGGAGGCTTTAATGTTATATTCTAATATGACTCTAAACGAAATCAAGGTAGACATCTTTGCATCTATAGTTTCTTACGGAATACGCGATTGGTCTTGTACACCTTACGGCGCAGGAAACCATTGCTGGAGACCGGGTGTGAAATCATGGGAAGTCCAGGAAAAATTCAAAGGCTTTTCATTGAATGAAGGCAAGAAAAATGTTCACATCATAGGTGAAGCGTATTCAGACTATACCGGTTTTATAGAAGGAGCCATTAACTCATCAGACTGGGCTCTCGAATTCATAACAGGCGAAAAAATGACCGTAAACATCACTTAA
- a CDS encoding dipeptidase, producing MDNIKSYVQENKERFIKELIDLLKIPSVSADTAYSQDVIDTAEAVKVSLEKAGCDSVEICETAGYPIVYGEKMIDPSLPTILVYGHYDVQPADPIELWTSPPFEPVIKTTEIHPEGAIFARGACDDKGQMYMHVKAFEYMIQNNNLPCNVKFMIEGEEEVGSVNLKTFVENNHEKLKNDVILISDTGMISNQQPSITTGLRGLSYVEVEVTGPNRDLHSGLYGGAVANPINILAKMIASLHDENNHITIPGFYDNVEELSLEERAEMAKAPFNLEKYKKALDLTDIHGEKGYTTNERNSIRPTLDVNGIWGGYIGEGAKTVIASQAFAKISMRLVPNQDWEQITELFTKHFESIAPAGVTVKVKPHHGGQGYVTPIDSIGYKAANMAYTETFGVPAIPVRSGGSIPIVALFEKELKSKTILMGFGLDSDAIHSPNEHFGIFNYLKGIETIPLFYKYFVELNK from the coding sequence ATGGACAATATAAAATCTTACGTTCAGGAAAACAAAGAACGTTTTATCAAAGAATTAATTGATTTATTAAAAATACCATCTGTGAGCGCTGACACAGCTTACTCTCAAGATGTTATCGACACTGCCGAAGCAGTAAAAGTAAGCTTGGAAAAAGCAGGTTGCGATAGTGTAGAAATTTGTGAAACCGCAGGTTATCCTATTGTTTACGGTGAAAAAATGATTGATCCGTCTTTGCCTACTATCCTTGTTTATGGACATTACGATGTTCAACCGGCTGATCCTATCGAACTTTGGACCTCTCCTCCATTCGAACCAGTTATTAAAACTACTGAAATTCATCCCGAAGGCGCAATTTTTGCTCGTGGCGCATGTGATGACAAAGGCCAAATGTACATGCACGTAAAAGCTTTTGAATACATGATTCAAAACAACAACTTGCCTTGTAACGTGAAATTCATGATTGAAGGTGAAGAAGAAGTTGGAAGTGTAAATCTTAAAACTTTTGTCGAAAACAATCACGAGAAATTAAAAAATGATGTGATTTTAATTTCCGATACAGGAATGATTTCTAATCAACAGCCATCTATCACAACTGGATTGCGTGGTTTAAGTTACGTGGAAGTGGAAGTTACAGGTCCTAATCGCGATTTACATTCAGGATTATATGGAGGAGCAGTTGCAAATCCTATAAATATTTTAGCAAAAATGATTGCTTCGCTTCATGACGAAAACAATCACATTACCATTCCAGGTTTCTATGATAATGTAGAAGAATTATCGCTGGAAGAAAGAGCAGAAATGGCCAAAGCGCCTTTCAATCTGGAAAAATATAAAAAAGCACTAGACCTTACCGACATTCATGGCGAAAAAGGATATACAACTAATGAAAGAAATTCCATCCGTCCAACGCTAGACGTCAATGGAATTTGGGGTGGATATATAGGTGAAGGTGCAAAAACAGTTATTGCGAGCCAGGCTTTTGCCAAAATCTCGATGCGTTTAGTCCCAAACCAAGACTGGGAACAAATTACCGAATTATTCACTAAGCATTTTGAAAGCATCGCCCCTGCTGGCGTTACAGTAAAAGTAAAACCGCATCATGGCGGACAAGGTTATGTGACTCCTATTGACAGCATTGGTTACAAAGCGGCAAATATGGCCTACACTGAAACTTTTGGCGTCCCTGCTATTCCTGTTCGTTCTGGAGGAAGTATTCCAATTGTTGCCTTATTCGAAAAAGAATTAAAAAGTAAAACGATATTAATGGGATTTGGATTGGACAGTGATGCCATTCACTCACCAAACGAACACTTCGGAATTTTCAATTACTTGAAAGGAATAGAAACAATTCCATTGTTTTATAAATATTTTGTGGAATTGAATAAATAA
- a CDS encoding nuclear transport factor 2 family protein — MTPEKLQNIAFKWFEAFNNHNLEQLLSLYDEDAEHFSPKLKIRQPQTNGLVIGKQALREWWQDAFDRLPSLNYKVTSLTANGDRVFMEYIRTVENEENMLIAEVLVVKENKIIASRVYHG; from the coding sequence ATGACACCTGAGAAACTACAAAATATTGCCTTCAAATGGTTCGAAGCCTTTAACAATCACAATCTAGAGCAACTCTTATCCTTATACGATGAAGATGCCGAACATTTTAGCCCGAAGTTAAAAATTAGACAACCTCAAACTAATGGTCTAGTAATAGGAAAACAAGCATTACGGGAATGGTGGCAAGATGCATTTGACAGATTGCCAAGCCTTAATTACAAAGTAACATCACTTACCGCAAACGGAGACCGTGTTTTTATGGAGTATATCAGAACTGTGGAAAATGAAGAAAATATGCTTATTGCAGAAGTATTAGTGGTAAAGGAAAACAAGATTATTGCTTCGAGAGTATACCACGGTTAA
- a CDS encoding helix-turn-helix domain-containing protein: MQTVQFIQYNDQLKNEINEGVKNQLENFFKLYQPTQPKEYLTRKNVADMFSVDISTVHNWCKSKRLNPLGIGSRVYFLRSEVEASLQSLNV, encoded by the coding sequence ATGCAAACAGTTCAATTCATTCAGTACAACGACCAACTTAAAAACGAAATTAACGAGGGCGTAAAAAATCAATTAGAGAATTTCTTTAAACTCTACCAACCAACACAACCAAAAGAGTATTTGACGCGTAAAAACGTAGCGGATATGTTTAGTGTTGATATTAGCACCGTTCACAACTGGTGCAAGTCAAAACGCCTCAATCCCTTAGGCATTGGTTCGCGTGTTTACTTTTTACGTTCAGAAGTAGAGGCAAGTTTACAATCTTTAAACGTGTAA